One segment of Palaemon carinicauda isolate YSFRI2023 chromosome 35, ASM3689809v2, whole genome shotgun sequence DNA contains the following:
- the LOC137627277 gene encoding flagellar attachment zone protein 1-like, whose translation MFDDFLAKIHQETETGIDLENIREVDGEEAEDIDLSKDNKAISAINEDLDRANKRIDSLMVSLEKAEAQNEKLREELFVKTSVETGKIELKDNIAISAINEGLDRANKRIESLMESLEKAEAQNEKLREELLVKTSVETGKIESSDFVANLALIDDIERANKNIDSLMVSLEKAEDRNDQIRDVILNKMAVEKELENAHEEIRTLEKRLGRVTGDLKAANEKLLEKSDLEEYIESADKEIRTLWAELDSVKAENKRLKTENVCQKAALESELNAAVEEVYRIGTKLDAVLDENCKLKTGLLIKKDVVCDLEMAEEELEKLWKEIAGVKAENRRLKRDFSEERATKNMLVKADEKNKTLEEEIRNLTSVADEFAIYKEKYQDMMERNMNLEMELNHKNYAIAQLVDGLSQIHPELKELYHKEISGEQTGDLMWDGQLNRFALQETKRRGWKKN comes from the coding sequence ATGTTTGATGATTTCCTCGCTAAAATACATCAAGAAACTGAAACGGGAATTGACTTAGAAAACATCCGTGAAGTCGATGGCGAAGAGGCAGAAGATATTGATTTATCTAAGGACAACAAAGCTATATCAGCTATAAATGAAGATTTAGATAGAGCCAATAAGAGAATTGATAgtcttatggtaagtctagaaaaagctgaagctcaAAACGAAAAACTTCGTGAGGAGCTTTTTGTCAAGACTTCTGTAGAGACGGGAAAAATTGAGTTAAAGGACAACATAGCTATATCAGCTATAAATGAAGGTTTAGATAGAGCCAATAAGAGAATTGAGTCTCTTATGgaaagtctagaaaaagctgaagctcaAAACGAAAAACTTCGTGAGGAGCTTTTGGTCAAGACTTCTGTAGAGACAGGAAAAATTGAGTCATCTGATTTCGTCGCTAACTTAGCTTTGATAGATGATATTGAAAGAGCCAATAAGAATATTGACtctcttatggtaagtctagaaaaagctgaagaccgaaacgatcaaattcgtgatgtGATTTTGAACAAGATGGCtgtagaaaaggaattagaaaatgcccaTGAGGAAATTCGGACGCTCGAGAAGAGGCTGGGAAGAGTAACAGGAGATCTGAAGGCAGCCAACGAGAAACTTctggaaaagagcgacttggaggaATACATTGAAAGTGCTGATAAGGAGATCCGAACACtctgggctgaactggacagtgttaaggctgaaaacaagagactgaagaccgaaaacgtttgtcaaaaggcagctttagaaagtgaacttaatGCTGCAGTCGAGGAGGTCTACAGAATAGGAACTAAATTGGATGCTGTCCTGGATGAGAACTGCAAATTGAAGACTGGACTATTAATCaagaaagacgtggtgtgcgatctggaaatggctgaggaggaactggaaaaactctggaaagaaatcgctggtgttaaagcagagaatagacgactgaagagagacTTCTCAGAGGAGAGAGCCACAAAAAATATGTTAGTGAAggccgacgagaagaataaaacactggaagaagaaattaggaatctaacttcagtggcagacgaatttgcaatttataaggagaaGTATCAAGATATGATGGAAAGAAACATGAACCTAGAGATGGAATTAAACCATAAGAATTACGCTATTGCACAACTTGTAGACGGTCTCTCTCAAATACACcccgagttgaaggaattatatcataaagaaatttctggtgagcagactgggGATTTAATGTGGGATGgccagttgaatagattcgcccttcaagagacgaAAAGGAGGGGCTGGAAGAAAAACTAA